A portion of the Planctomycetota bacterium genome contains these proteins:
- a CDS encoding hemolysin family protein: MSHVWLGSGIVAAGLAMFFALAGHALSRFSRARLEEALERRGRAEELGRLFAHHDDLVRTTALLHVLALVAWTATAILWASAEFGTPLGWLVGVILAAAGAVSLGGVLPMAWARYAPESVLAATLPALHACRLAFQPAARLLGILDGLVRRLAGVPGGPGAPGSPIEEEIRSVVREGEREGALHEDQKDMIESVIRFRKADVTETMTPRTDIVSIDADATPDEARRLIVLSGHSRIPVTGGAIDTIVGILYAKDLLSDEAAGRTTAPVRVADVMRPPLFIPATKRLDELLAEFRRAKVHMAVVLDEYGGTAGLVTIEDLIEEIFGEIADEYEEPAPVPIRRLDPRTWEVEARAHIDELNDELSLNLPENEDYETIGGFVLSRLGYIPKAGEVLEHQGLRITVLEAEDRRITRLRIERAPAAPLRGII, translated from the coding sequence TTGTCGCACGTCTGGCTCGGGTCCGGCATCGTTGCCGCCGGCCTCGCCATGTTTTTTGCGCTCGCCGGCCACGCCCTCAGCCGATTCTCCCGCGCGCGCCTCGAAGAAGCGCTCGAACGTCGAGGCCGGGCGGAGGAACTCGGCCGGCTCTTCGCGCATCACGACGACCTGGTGCGCACGACCGCCCTCCTCCACGTCCTCGCGCTGGTGGCCTGGACGGCGACGGCGATCCTCTGGGCCTCGGCCGAGTTCGGCACGCCGCTCGGCTGGCTCGTCGGCGTGATCCTGGCGGCCGCGGGCGCCGTCAGCCTCGGCGGCGTCCTCCCGATGGCCTGGGCACGCTACGCCCCCGAAAGCGTCCTGGCGGCCACGCTCCCCGCCCTTCACGCCTGCCGCCTCGCGTTCCAGCCCGCGGCCAGGCTCCTGGGGATTCTGGACGGGCTCGTGCGCCGGCTGGCGGGCGTCCCGGGGGGTCCCGGCGCGCCGGGATCGCCCATCGAGGAAGAGATCCGCAGCGTCGTCCGCGAAGGCGAACGCGAGGGCGCCCTCCACGAGGACCAGAAGGACATGATCGAAAGCGTCATCCGCTTTAGGAAGGCCGACGTCACCGAGACGATGACCCCGCGGACCGACATCGTGAGCATCGACGCCGACGCCACTCCCGACGAGGCCCGCCGCCTCATCGTTCTGAGCGGCCACAGCCGAATCCCCGTCACCGGCGGCGCCATCGACACGATCGTCGGCATCCTGTACGCCAAGGACCTTCTCTCGGACGAGGCCGCAGGACGGACGACCGCCCCGGTTCGCGTCGCCGACGTGATGCGGCCGCCCCTGTTCATCCCCGCCACGAAACGCCTCGACGAACTCCTGGCCGAGTTCCGGCGCGCGAAGGTCCACATGGCCGTCGTCCTGGACGAGTACGGCGGGACGGCGGGCCTCGTGACCATCGAAGACCTCATCGAGGAAATCTTCGGCGAGATCGCCGACGAATACGAGGAACCGGCCCCCGTCCCCATCCGCCGGCTCGACCCGCGCACCTGGGAGGTCGAGGCCCGCGCCCACATCGACGAGTTGAACGATGAGTTATCCCTTAACCTGCCGGAGAACGAGGATTACGAAACGATTGGCGGATTCGTCCTCTCTCGCCTCGGGTACATCCCGAAGGCGGGAGAAGTGCTCGAGCACCAGGGTCTCCGGATCACGGTCCTGGAGGCCGAGGACAGACGCATCACGCGGTTGCGGATCGAACGGGCGCCCGCAGCGCCGCTTCGTGGCATTATTTAG
- the bamD gene encoding outer membrane protein assembly factor BamD, which produces MRSLAIWSAALAIVALAAANAPAGWVWRNGRWKYVETKWPEAPAPSPAPAPEPPKAPPAVPPSEKETPPAPAPEPPKAPPAAPPSEKETPPAPKPAPEPAPEPVVRPAPEMPPAPAPEPKPAPAVQPPAAATETPAAELKPPWYAWWRRSPNPNPDRTLFEEGSRAMEAGNPGKASRTLRSLIKKYPDSAYRAEAMWRRGEALFAQKDYYQAFEQYEEMLTQYAGSPHYRQALERQMAIAELYLGPVRRRVWGMPLLSGETEAIEILRRVYEHQPAGDLAEACLLRIADYYYEKGQWQEAEDYYNKYCQAFPNGGRVVHAELARAKCAIARCSGARYDVTSLGLAYDRLRRFQQKYPDAAQEEGVADLLAQLRLSQAEALYNVAAHYFRAGKPLASAFYAEQVVARYADTPSADEARALLAKMNLEKESKP; this is translated from the coding sequence ATGCGAAGCCTCGCAATCTGGTCGGCCGCCTTGGCCATCGTGGCACTGGCGGCGGCGAACGCGCCGGCCGGCTGGGTGTGGCGAAACGGCCGGTGGAAATACGTCGAGACGAAGTGGCCGGAGGCCCCTGCGCCGTCGCCGGCGCCCGCGCCGGAGCCGCCCAAGGCCCCGCCGGCCGTGCCGCCGAGCGAAAAGGAAACCCCGCCGGCGCCCGCCCCGGAGCCGCCCAAGGCCCCGCCGGCCGCGCCGCCGAGCGAAAAGGAAACCCCGCCGGCGCCGAAACCCGCGCCTGAACCCGCCCCGGAACCGGTGGTTCGGCCGGCGCCCGAGATGCCGCCCGCCCCCGCCCCGGAACCGAAGCCGGCACCCGCCGTTCAACCGCCGGCCGCGGCGACTGAAACGCCTGCCGCCGAATTGAAACCGCCCTGGTATGCCTGGTGGCGCCGCTCGCCGAACCCGAACCCCGACCGGACGCTTTTCGAGGAAGGGAGCCGGGCCATGGAGGCCGGCAACCCCGGCAAGGCCTCACGGACGCTGAGGAGCCTGATTAAGAAATACCCGGACTCGGCGTACCGGGCGGAGGCGATGTGGCGGCGCGGGGAGGCGCTGTTCGCCCAGAAGGACTACTACCAGGCGTTCGAGCAATACGAAGAGATGCTGACGCAGTACGCGGGGAGCCCGCATTACCGCCAGGCGCTGGAGCGCCAGATGGCAATCGCGGAACTGTATCTGGGCCCGGTGCGCCGACGGGTGTGGGGGATGCCGCTGTTGTCGGGCGAGACGGAGGCGATCGAGATCCTTCGCCGGGTGTACGAGCACCAGCCGGCGGGAGACCTGGCGGAGGCTTGCTTGCTGCGCATCGCCGACTATTATTATGAAAAAGGGCAGTGGCAGGAAGCGGAGGACTACTACAACAAGTATTGTCAGGCGTTTCCGAACGGCGGCCGGGTCGTCCACGCGGAACTGGCGCGGGCGAAATGCGCTATCGCCAGATGCAGCGGGGCGCGGTATGATGTGACGAGCCTCGGGCTGGCGTACGACCGCCTTCGCCGGTTCCAGCAGAAGTATCCGGACGCGGCGCAGGAGGAAGGCGTGGCGGACTTGCTCGCGCAACTCCGCCTCTCGCAGGCCGAGGCCCTTTACAATGTGGCCGCCCATTACTTCCGTGCGGGCAAGCCCCTGGCGTCGGCCTTCTACGCCGAACAGGTCGTCGCGCGATACGCCGACACCCCCTCGGCCGACGAGGCCCGGGCACTGCTGGCAAAGATGAACCTCGAAAAGGAGTCAAAGCCGTGA
- the ybeY gene encoding rRNA maturation RNase YbeY encodes MAKIEITDLQDCIPLEKKLILLVFRRVMKEEGCSARSLSVVLTDNRHIRDLNREYLGKDTHTDVISFPLEDVDWPGNGSNGGVNGEIIASAEMAFQQAKARNIDPRAELLLYLVHGLLHLIGYDDRTPNAAERMHRREDALLEQFGFANIYATRPAVQ; translated from the coding sequence ATGGCTAAGATCGAGATCACGGATCTACAGGATTGCATCCCGCTGGAAAAGAAACTGATTCTCCTGGTGTTTCGCCGGGTGATGAAGGAAGAAGGGTGTTCGGCTCGAAGCCTGAGCGTCGTCTTGACCGACAACCGCCACATCCGCGACCTGAATCGGGAATATCTCGGCAAGGACACGCACACCGACGTCATCAGTTTTCCGCTCGAGGACGTGGACTGGCCCGGCAACGGGTCGAACGGCGGGGTGAACGGCGAAATCATCGCGTCGGCGGAAATGGCCTTCCAGCAGGCCAAGGCCAGAAACATCGACCCCCGGGCGGAACTCCTGCTGTACCTCGTGCACGGCCTGCTGCATCTGATCGGGTACGACGATCGGACGCCGAACGCTGCGGAACGGATGCACCGCCGCGAGGATGCACTCTTGGAGCAGTTCGGGTTCGCCAACATCTACGCGACCCGTCCGGCTGTTCAGTAG
- the recO gene encoding DNA repair protein RecO: MYKSAALVLRCQDWSETSQVVLLLARDVGRVRCLAKGSRRPKNPFGGPLDRWTLGEAVFSLRDPNQLAVLVELFETERFEGVRRRLEAFYGASLVTELVIALVPEADLQPEVFDLVVRALSVLADAEPEASRAIAYAFAWRLLALLGYSPEMARCVECGAGLEGGAAADFSPVSGGLVCRRCRPAGDTCRLSARAVEAVRFLAGADWNEIPRVRLSEATGRQIRTALDRRVEELAGKQLSATEYV; this comes from the coding sequence ATGTACAAGTCGGCAGCCCTTGTCCTCAGATGCCAGGATTGGAGCGAAACGAGCCAGGTGGTTCTCCTCCTGGCCCGCGACGTCGGACGCGTGCGGTGTCTGGCCAAGGGGTCGAGGCGTCCGAAGAATCCGTTCGGCGGCCCGCTCGACCGCTGGACCCTGGGCGAGGCGGTCTTCAGCCTGCGCGACCCGAACCAGTTGGCCGTCCTCGTCGAACTGTTCGAGACGGAGCGGTTCGAGGGCGTCCGCCGGCGGCTCGAAGCGTTCTACGGGGCGTCGCTCGTGACGGAACTGGTCATCGCCCTCGTGCCGGAGGCCGACCTGCAGCCGGAGGTCTTCGACCTCGTGGTGCGGGCGCTCTCGGTGCTGGCCGACGCGGAGCCGGAGGCCTCCCGCGCGATCGCGTATGCCTTCGCGTGGCGGCTGCTCGCGCTTCTGGGCTACAGCCCCGAGATGGCGCGGTGCGTAGAGTGCGGCGCCGGGCTGGAGGGGGGCGCGGCGGCTGACTTCAGCCCCGTCTCGGGGGGCCTCGTGTGCCGCCGGTGCCGACCGGCCGGCGACACCTGCCGCCTCAGCGCCCGGGCCGTCGAGGCGGTGCGGTTCCTCGCGGGGGCCGACTGGAACGAAATCCCTCGCGTCCGCCTTTCCGAAGCGACCGGACGCCAGATACGGACCGCCCTGGATCGGCGAGTCGAGGAACTGGCCGGGAAGCAACTCTCGGCCACCGAGTACGTTTAA